One window of Alkaliphilus metalliredigens QYMF genomic DNA carries:
- a CDS encoding DUF2971 domain-containing protein, with product MERKWILDILEESLGKAFEENQITINLKEDYWYNEGIHNHISFILDVLKHYVERSSFITCFSRNGDLLSQWRAYGDDGKGVSIGFNSGLLSKANKKDIVYFEDVLYDLNEQVEEITCAVENAIIYMENLFEQDIVRISDNFNKYFVEEFDAFCEVVCDHLAEISCYMKNPSFKEEDEVRIIYSPYMTPDCTDKDLIDIFTKEKRFNNFVLKPLNYFARDDQIIGYADLSFDKLISKDIITEVIIGPSSRVTEEDIFFLLSKHGYNACDVKISNSKASYRLK from the coding sequence TTGGAAAGAAAGTGGATCCTAGATATATTAGAAGAATCTCTGGGTAAAGCATTTGAAGAGAATCAAATTACAATTAATCTAAAAGAGGACTACTGGTATAATGAAGGAATCCACAATCATATTTCATTTATTCTTGATGTGCTTAAGCATTATGTAGAACGCTCAAGTTTTATAACATGTTTTTCCCGAAATGGTGATTTATTAAGTCAATGGAGAGCATATGGAGATGATGGAAAAGGGGTCTCAATAGGATTTAATTCAGGGTTGCTTTCTAAAGCAAATAAAAAGGATATAGTTTATTTTGAAGATGTCTTATATGACTTAAATGAGCAAGTTGAAGAAATAACATGTGCTGTAGAAAATGCTATTATTTATATGGAAAATTTGTTTGAACAGGATATAGTTAGGATTAGTGACAACTTTAATAAGTACTTTGTTGAAGAATTTGATGCTTTTTGTGAAGTTGTTTGTGATCACTTGGCAGAGATTAGTTGCTATATGAAAAATCCATCTTTTAAGGAAGAAGATGAAGTAAGAATTATTTACTCACCATACATGACTCCTGATTGTACTGATAAAGACTTAATAGATATTTTTACTAAGGAAAAGAGGTTTAATAACTTTGTCTTAAAGCCACTTAATTATTTTGCTAGAGATGATCAAATAATTGGTTATGCTGATTTATCATTTGATAAGTTAATTAGTAAAGACATAATAACAGAGGTCATTATCGGACCTAGTTCTAGAGTTACTGAAGAAGATATATTTTTTTTGTTAAGTAAGCATGGGTATAATGCGTGTGATGTAAAAATTAGTAATTCAAAAGCATCATATAGACTTAAATAA
- a CDS encoding valine--tRNA ligase — MIKNLDKNYQPQEFEDRIYKEWENKGYFKPVINPDKESYSIVLPPPNITGQLHMGHALDHTLQDILIRWKRMQGFETLWQPGTDHASIATEVKVVEKIKREEGLSKLDIGRDGFLQRAWEWRDEHGRTIVNQMKRMGDSCDWSRERFTMDEGCNEAVTEVFIKLYEKGLIYRGNRIINWCPECKTSLSDAEVEHEDKAGHFWHIQYPIKDTDEYIEIATTRPETMLGDTGIAVHPEDERYNHLIGKFAILPLLDREIPIFADEYVDPEFGTGAVKITPAHDPNDFEIGARHNLEQIVVMNDDATINKRGGKYEGMARYDARKQIVKDLDALGQLAHVKDHQHSVGQCYRCNTIVEPLTSDQWFVKMEPLAKPAIEAVKEKEIQFVPERFSKTYTQWLENIRDWCISRQLWWGHRIPAYYCQDCGEVIVSKTTPTVCGKCQGNQLKQDEDVLDTWFSSALWPFSTLGWPEKTAELDYFYPTDVLVTGYDIIFFWVVRMAFSGLEFMDEIPFKHVFIHGLVRDADGRKMSKSLGNGIDPLNIIDQYGADALRFTLVTGNSPGNDMRFHMEKLESSRNFANKLWNATRFVLMNLDEKEITEEEVKEHLNTADRWIISRVNQVTKEVTENMDKFELGMAAQKIYDFIWSEYCDWYIELTKTRLYGENEDKRKAAQYTLTSVLADILKLLHPFMPFITEEIWQHLPTVDGSVIIAAWPTYEEEQIDDIAIGKMELLMNAIKNIRNVRAEMNVVPSRKAKLMVLTNEEFVKTTIQESELYFGALASVSTIEFVSSEQEVPDDAVSAVVDGAKLFIPLDDLIDFEKEIQRLEKEKEKLEDEITRVTGKLANQGFVAKAPAHLIETEKEKQVKYQQMLDAVDERLVSLKNKA; from the coding sequence ATGATTAAAAATCTGGACAAAAACTATCAACCACAAGAGTTTGAAGATCGTATTTATAAGGAATGGGAAAATAAAGGGTACTTTAAGCCCGTGATAAACCCAGATAAAGAGTCTTACTCTATTGTGTTACCACCACCAAATATTACAGGTCAGCTTCATATGGGACATGCACTTGACCATACATTGCAAGATATTTTAATTCGTTGGAAGCGCATGCAAGGCTTTGAAACCCTATGGCAGCCAGGAACAGATCATGCAAGTATTGCCACGGAAGTCAAGGTGGTTGAAAAAATAAAAAGAGAAGAAGGTCTTTCTAAACTAGACATAGGAAGAGATGGGTTTTTACAGCGTGCCTGGGAATGGAGGGACGAACACGGTAGAACAATCGTCAATCAAATGAAAAGAATGGGAGACTCCTGTGACTGGTCTCGGGAACGCTTTACCATGGATGAAGGATGTAATGAGGCAGTAACCGAGGTCTTTATTAAGCTCTATGAAAAGGGATTGATTTATCGAGGAAATCGAATTATTAACTGGTGTCCAGAGTGTAAAACCTCATTATCCGATGCAGAGGTAGAACATGAGGATAAGGCCGGGCATTTCTGGCACATTCAATATCCCATTAAGGATACTGATGAATACATCGAAATTGCCACAACAAGACCTGAAACAATGCTAGGAGACACGGGTATTGCCGTGCATCCAGAGGATGAGCGATACAATCATTTGATTGGAAAGTTCGCGATTTTACCATTGTTAGATCGTGAGATACCAATTTTCGCCGATGAATACGTAGATCCAGAATTTGGTACAGGGGCAGTGAAAATCACACCAGCCCATGACCCAAATGACTTTGAAATTGGAGCAAGACATAATTTAGAACAAATTGTTGTGATGAATGACGATGCAACCATCAACAAGCGTGGTGGAAAATATGAAGGTATGGCGCGATACGATGCAAGAAAGCAAATTGTCAAGGATTTAGATGCACTGGGACAACTTGCTCATGTAAAAGACCATCAACACAGTGTGGGACAATGCTATCGTTGTAACACTATAGTAGAACCATTAACCTCGGATCAATGGTTTGTTAAAATGGAGCCATTGGCAAAGCCTGCCATTGAAGCAGTGAAGGAAAAAGAAATTCAATTTGTTCCGGAAAGATTTTCTAAAACATATACCCAGTGGCTGGAGAATATTCGAGACTGGTGTATTTCTAGACAATTATGGTGGGGGCATCGAATTCCAGCATATTATTGTCAAGACTGTGGTGAGGTTATTGTTTCTAAAACCACACCAACAGTATGTGGAAAATGTCAGGGAAATCAATTGAAGCAGGATGAAGATGTATTAGATACTTGGTTCAGTTCAGCCCTGTGGCCTTTTTCCACCCTAGGATGGCCTGAAAAGACTGCGGAGCTAGATTACTTCTATCCTACAGATGTTCTGGTAACCGGTTATGATATTATTTTCTTCTGGGTTGTGCGAATGGCCTTCTCTGGACTGGAGTTTATGGATGAGATTCCATTTAAGCACGTATTTATTCATGGGTTAGTAAGGGATGCAGATGGTAGAAAAATGAGCAAATCCCTGGGAAATGGAATTGATCCATTGAATATTATCGACCAATATGGAGCGGATGCCCTACGATTCACATTGGTGACTGGGAATTCCCCGGGAAATGACATGCGATTTCATATGGAGAAACTAGAGTCCAGCAGAAACTTTGCCAACAAGCTCTGGAATGCCACGCGATTTGTCTTGATGAATCTTGATGAAAAGGAAATTACAGAAGAAGAAGTGAAGGAACACTTAAATACTGCGGATCGCTGGATCATATCAAGAGTTAATCAAGTGACCAAGGAAGTCACAGAAAACATGGATAAATTTGAGCTAGGAATGGCTGCCCAAAAGATCTATGATTTTATTTGGAGTGAGTACTGTGACTGGTATATTGAACTGACCAAGACAAGGTTATATGGAGAAAATGAAGATAAACGAAAGGCGGCCCAATATACATTGACCTCTGTTTTAGCGGATATACTAAAATTATTACATCCATTCATGCCATTTATTACTGAAGAGATTTGGCAGCATTTACCTACAGTAGATGGAAGTGTGATTATAGCAGCTTGGCCAACATATGAAGAAGAACAAATAGATGATATAGCCATTGGGAAGATGGAGTTATTAATGAATGCCATTAAAAACATTCGAAATGTAAGGGCGGAAATGAATGTGGTTCCTTCTCGAAAGGCGAAACTGATGGTCTTAACCAATGAAGAATTCGTTAAGACAACCATCCAAGAGTCTGAATTATACTTTGGGGCCTTGGCCAGTGTCTCCACAATTGAATTTGTATCAAGCGAGCAGGAAGTGCCAGATGATGCAGTCTCTGCAGTGGTGGATGGGGCGAAGCTATTTATCCCATTGGATGATTTGATTGATTTTGAGAAGGAAATCCAAAGACTAGAAAAAGAAAAAGAGAAGTTAGAGGATGAAATAACCCGAGTGACAGGCAAACTTGCCAATCAAGGATTTGTGGCTAAGGCACCAGCACATCTAATTGAGACAGAAAAAGAAAAACAAGTGAAATATCAGCAAATGCTCGATGCAGTGGATGAAAGATTAGTGTCCTTAAAAAATAAAGCATAA
- a CDS encoding DUF5372 family protein encodes MAGSARITQKLNPLLGSLTITHPFHPLCGQNYDILEVKKFNGLQRYSLRTDSGVICVPESWTDRQIHKLDSHMTHFDAFTLKELAQLLQSLEVSVNLFDKSKQEE; translated from the coding sequence TTGGCAGGGTCAGCACGAATTACACAAAAACTCAATCCCCTTTTAGGAAGTCTTACAATTACTCATCCATTTCATCCTTTATGTGGACAAAATTATGACATCCTTGAAGTAAAAAAATTCAACGGTTTGCAAAGATATTCTTTGCGTACGGATTCTGGTGTCATATGTGTCCCTGAGTCTTGGACGGATCGGCAAATACACAAGCTGGATTCTCACATGACTCATTTTGATGCATTCACCCTAAAAGAATTAGCTCAACTTCTTCAAAGCTTAGAAGTATCCGTAAATCTTTTTGACAAATCTAAGCAAGAGGAATAA
- a CDS encoding reverse transcriptase N-terminal domain-containing protein — MNTEKLKSEERASVDYALQWEKIDWAIVEEKVNKLQSRIARAVSKNRMNLVKKLQYLLSESHYAKLLAVKRITGNRGKRTAGVDSEKWSSPASKYKGALALTNHKYKAAPLKRTFIKKSNGKNRPLGIPTVNSYCTPPKTVFGF; from the coding sequence ATGAATACAGAAAAGCTAAAAAGCGAAGAGCGGGCGTCTGTAGACTACGCACTGCAATGGGAAAAAATAGATTGGGCCATTGTAGAAGAAAAAGTTAATAAACTTCAATCAAGGATTGCCAGAGCTGTATCAAAGAATAGAATGAATCTAGTCAAAAAGCTACAGTATCTTTTATCAGAATCACATTATGCCAAGCTACTTGCGGTAAAAAGAATCACAGGCAATAGAGGGAAAAGAACAGCTGGAGTTGATTCAGAAAAATGGTCATCACCAGCAAGCAAATACAAAGGTGCGTTAGCACTAACAAACCATAAATATAAAGCAGCCCCTCTTAAAAGAACATTCATAAAGAAATCAAATGGTAAAAATCGACCGCTAGGAATTCCCACGGTGAATTCATACTGCACACCTCCCAAGACTGTTTTTGGTTTTTAA
- a CDS encoding reverse transcriptase domain-containing protein, producing the protein MKDRAMQALQLVALEPVAETTADRISFGFRRYRSPVEAREYGFRILSWKRSPQWILEGDIKSCFDKISHTWMMENIPTDKRILKEFMKCGYVYDRQLFPTNEGSPQGGVISPTYANMTLDGMEPMILAKYWANKKGIINVRHNSQKVHVVRFADDFVVTANSKEVLEDIKDMIIEFLGQRGLELSVEKTFITHINDGFDFLGWNFRKFNGKLIIKPSSKSINKVTQTISELIHNSRTVQQEQLIYRINEVTRGWANYHHSVCSKKAFALMDHRIWEMLWKWAKRRHPNKNKHWIKDKYWKEHKGRQWCFRTKENILFLMSDMPIVRINQIALNKNPFLDRDYFEQRAKKNRYNRKKAICSNRAAQIEYYVL; encoded by the coding sequence ATGAAAGACAGGGCAATGCAGGCACTACAGCTGGTGGCATTAGAACCAGTTGCAGAAACGACTGCCGATCGAATATCTTTTGGTTTTCGTCGGTACAGAAGTCCAGTGGAAGCACGAGAGTATGGATTTAGAATACTCAGTTGGAAGCGTTCCCCGCAGTGGATATTAGAAGGTGACATAAAAAGTTGCTTTGATAAAATCAGCCATACATGGATGATGGAAAATATTCCAACTGATAAAAGAATACTGAAAGAATTCATGAAGTGTGGATATGTATATGATAGGCAATTATTTCCTACTAATGAAGGTTCGCCACAGGGTGGAGTGATTTCACCAACATATGCGAATATGACGCTGGATGGAATGGAACCGATGATACTAGCCAAATATTGGGCGAATAAAAAGGGGATCATTAATGTAAGGCATAATAGTCAAAAAGTGCACGTAGTGCGCTTTGCGGACGACTTTGTAGTAACGGCAAACAGTAAAGAAGTACTTGAAGACATCAAAGATATGATTATAGAATTTCTAGGACAAAGAGGGCTAGAACTCTCAGTGGAAAAGACGTTTATAACACATATTAATGATGGATTCGACTTCTTAGGTTGGAACTTTCGTAAGTTTAACGGAAAATTAATTATAAAACCATCGAGTAAATCCATCAATAAAGTGACCCAAACCATTAGTGAGTTAATCCACAATAGCAGAACTGTTCAACAGGAGCAACTAATATATAGGATTAATGAAGTTACAAGAGGCTGGGCTAACTATCACCACTCAGTATGTTCAAAAAAAGCATTTGCACTCATGGACCATAGGATATGGGAAATGTTATGGAAATGGGCGAAGAGAAGACATCCGAATAAAAATAAGCACTGGATTAAAGACAAATACTGGAAAGAACATAAAGGTAGGCAATGGTGCTTTAGAACTAAGGAAAATATACTCTTTCTAATGAGCGATATGCCTATTGTCAGAATCAATCAGATAGCACTGAATAAAAATCCATTCTTAGATAGGGACTACTTTGAACAACGTGCCAAGAAGAATAGATATAATCGGAAAAAAGCCATTTGCTCCAATCGAGCTGCACAAATTGAATATTATGTGTTATAG
- a CDS encoding cation diffusion facilitator family transporter, translating into MNRFKAAYLAIVVSMFLVVFKVFVGTATNSISIISDALHSSMDVIASTITLVAMKLAKKPEDKCHNYGHGKYEDLAAVIQSVLILIISVTIISQATLRIVNGNLITETFPGIIVMLVSITLHSMTVFIMLKYAKKENSVALKANALHLLADVITSIGVIVGLVVIQFTGLRIIDPIVAIIVALIIIKTGYDIGKESIEQLLDKSLSSEEMSIIKEILEEHSPPVLDYHYLRTRRIGQTRQVDVHLIFPNDYSLTDAHDVSSSIEKDIHQRITSVRITIHLEPENHYHPYRVEVE; encoded by the coding sequence ATGAATAGATTTAAAGCAGCTTATTTGGCAATTGTAGTAAGTATGTTCTTGGTTGTTTTTAAGGTTTTTGTTGGAACAGCCACTAACTCTATTAGTATTATTTCGGATGCCTTGCATTCTTCTATGGATGTCATTGCATCTACCATCACTTTAGTGGCTATGAAGCTTGCTAAAAAACCTGAGGATAAATGTCATAACTATGGTCATGGTAAATATGAAGATTTAGCAGCAGTCATACAAAGTGTTTTAATACTAATCATATCAGTTACAATTATATCCCAAGCTACTTTGAGGATCGTCAATGGAAATCTGATTACAGAAACATTTCCAGGGATTATTGTTATGCTTGTTTCCATCACATTACATTCTATGACGGTGTTCATTATGTTAAAATACGCCAAGAAGGAAAATTCCGTTGCCCTTAAGGCAAATGCCCTACATCTTTTGGCAGATGTCATTACTTCTATTGGTGTAATTGTTGGATTAGTTGTGATTCAATTTACAGGACTTCGGATCATTGACCCCATAGTTGCAATTATAGTGGCCCTGATTATAATCAAGACTGGTTATGATATAGGTAAGGAATCAATTGAACAGTTATTAGATAAAAGCCTTAGTTCAGAAGAGATGAGTATAATAAAAGAGATATTAGAAGAACATAGTCCACCTGTTTTAGATTATCATTATCTTAGGACTCGGCGAATAGGGCAAACGAGGCAAGTGGATGTTCATTTGATTTTCCCCAACGATTATAGTCTCACGGATGCCCATGATGTTTCAAGTAGCATAGAAAAGGACATTCATCAAAGGATTACAAGTGTTAGGATTACAATCCATTTAGAGCCAGAAAACCATTATCATCCCTATCGAGTGGAAGTGGAATAG
- a CDS encoding recombinase family protein: protein MISTSKVRAEHLNRMAIVYIRQSTLTQVRYNQESTQRQYALQEKALNLGWTQEQIQIIDEDLGISGSGRSLRQGFQQLVAQVSLGQVGAIFGLEISRLARSCADLLRLLELCALFNTIVVDEDGIYDLSDFNDRLILGFKGTMSEAELHFLRSRMLGGKKNKAKKGTLRFPLPVGYVYDIDGQTALDPDEEVQIAVRNVFHAFQASGSAYGVVKFFAKNTLRFPKRAYGGAWAGKLVWGTLTHSRVLGILYNPSYAGAYVYGRYHDQKSVDPQGLFIHHTIRLPMEQWEVLIPDHHPAYITWENYEKNLKQLQNNRTNLERSGPAREGTALLQGVVLCGKCGRRMTVRYTGNGGIYPVYECKGRWEHGLRATCTTVPATIIDQVVTTRLMQIIQPAELDLALKVTDKLLKGEDDADKGWSLSLERAKYEANRAERQYQQVEPENRLVARSLEARWNEKLTELAQIQEQYAQYKSRQSWQPTEEDKAQILSLAKELPRIWYAATTTAKDRKRILRMLLEDITIFAETRQSDIRLGLRWRNQSHEEINATKPLPKSMARKHTSETVEQVRKLSDTMTDSQIADYFNESGHHTPEGKLFTVDSIKWIRYSHKIKRLSMQQQGLSVKDVAEQFNVAPGVVYYWIKHGILEAKKFAPGWPWNIQLDKQKEIELREWVQKSGHLSKMTQGL from the coding sequence ATGATATCAACATCGAAAGTGAGAGCAGAACACTTGAATCGAATGGCGATTGTTTATATCCGACAATCAACTTTGACCCAAGTTCGTTACAATCAAGAGAGCACCCAACGCCAATATGCACTTCAGGAGAAAGCTTTAAACCTTGGGTGGACCCAGGAACAAATTCAGATCATCGACGAAGACCTTGGAATTTCAGGTTCGGGGCGATCCCTTCGACAGGGATTTCAGCAACTCGTCGCACAAGTCTCTTTGGGTCAAGTTGGAGCCATTTTTGGTCTCGAGATTTCCCGACTAGCACGCTCTTGTGCAGATCTCCTGAGGCTTTTGGAACTCTGTGCGCTATTCAACACAATTGTAGTGGATGAAGACGGCATCTATGATCTTAGCGATTTTAACGACCGTCTCATTCTTGGATTCAAAGGGACAATGAGTGAAGCTGAACTGCATTTTCTTCGTTCCCGCATGCTCGGTGGGAAGAAGAATAAAGCTAAAAAGGGTACACTGCGTTTTCCGCTACCTGTAGGTTATGTCTACGATATTGATGGTCAAACAGCTCTAGATCCTGACGAAGAGGTCCAAATTGCTGTGCGCAATGTCTTCCACGCTTTTCAAGCCAGTGGCAGTGCTTATGGTGTCGTCAAGTTTTTTGCTAAAAACACGCTTCGTTTTCCTAAACGAGCTTATGGAGGCGCATGGGCTGGGAAACTTGTTTGGGGAACTCTTACCCACAGCCGAGTTCTCGGAATTTTGTATAATCCAAGCTATGCTGGAGCTTATGTATATGGGCGCTATCATGATCAGAAGAGTGTAGATCCTCAGGGGTTATTTATCCACCATACCATTCGTCTACCTATGGAACAATGGGAAGTCCTTATCCCTGATCATCATCCGGCCTATATTACATGGGAAAACTACGAAAAAAATCTCAAACAGCTGCAGAATAATCGTACCAATCTTGAGCGAAGTGGTCCAGCTCGAGAAGGTACTGCTCTACTTCAGGGTGTGGTGCTGTGTGGGAAATGTGGCCGGCGCATGACTGTTCGCTATACGGGCAATGGTGGTATTTATCCTGTATATGAATGTAAAGGAAGGTGGGAGCATGGTCTTCGAGCTACATGCACCACAGTTCCAGCTACAATAATCGATCAAGTTGTCACAACCAGGCTTATGCAAATCATTCAACCAGCAGAATTGGACCTTGCCCTTAAAGTCACGGATAAACTGTTAAAAGGAGAAGATGATGCCGATAAAGGATGGTCTTTGTCTTTGGAACGTGCAAAGTATGAAGCTAACCGTGCAGAACGCCAGTACCAGCAGGTAGAGCCTGAAAATCGTTTAGTTGCACGCAGCCTCGAAGCTCGATGGAACGAAAAACTTACAGAGTTAGCGCAAATTCAAGAGCAATATGCACAATACAAATCTCGTCAAAGTTGGCAACCTACTGAAGAAGATAAAGCTCAAATTCTTTCTTTGGCAAAAGAATTGCCTCGTATTTGGTATGCAGCTACTACTACAGCTAAAGATCGAAAGCGTATATTGCGGATGCTCCTTGAAGATATCACTATATTTGCAGAAACAAGACAATCTGATATTCGGCTGGGTCTACGATGGAGAAATCAATCTCATGAAGAAATTAATGCTACAAAACCTCTGCCGAAATCAATGGCTCGCAAACACACGTCAGAAACGGTAGAACAGGTCCGAAAATTATCTGATACAATGACTGACAGTCAAATTGCAGATTACTTCAACGAATCCGGCCACCATACACCAGAAGGAAAATTGTTTACAGTCGATTCCATCAAGTGGATTCGATATTCACACAAGATAAAAAGGCTTTCTATGCAACAGCAAGGGTTATCTGTAAAAGATGTAGCCGAACAATTCAATGTCGCACCTGGTGTCGTCTATTACTGGATTAAACATGGTATTTTAGAGGCAAAAAAATTCGCTCCAGGTTGGCCTTGGAATATTCAATTAGATAAACAAAAAGAAATAGAATTGAGAGAATGGGTTCAAAAGTCGGGACACTTGTCAAAAATGACACAGGGTCTCTGA
- a CDS encoding bifunctional folylpolyglutamate synthase/dihydrofolate synthase, with protein MNYEQALTYIHDTYKFGRKLGLDNIKYLLNLLDNPHQKVKVIHVAGTNGKGSIASLIHSVLKTQGYRVGLYTSPYLEEFTERIRISGEDIPRERLAQVTEEVKMKIEEMVKSGQNHPTEFEVVTAIAFLYYAQEEVDFVVLEVGLGGRLDATNVINTPLLSIITPIGYDHTAYLGNTLKEIAFEKGGVIKEDGLTLVAPQEEEALQVLKKLSQERNNQLFMTNLQGLEIKKSTIEEQVFSCETYARAYENVEIKLLGAHQIENCCTALTAIDILKEHHDIEVSDESIYQGILETRWPGRMEVVQDEPTVIIDGAHNLQGGQALANTLKQLLSGRRITFVMGMLEDKEVDGFLNELIPLVDIVIATTPNSPRSMPANVLAGKMDVFKKPIHVEAEVRKAIEKGLALTGKDDVLLFAGSLYMIGEVRSYFKSNQMKTILNF; from the coding sequence ATGAATTATGAACAGGCTTTAACTTATATCCACGACACATACAAATTTGGAAGAAAGCTGGGCTTAGATAATATCAAATACCTACTTAATCTACTGGACAATCCTCATCAGAAGGTAAAGGTGATTCATGTAGCAGGAACCAACGGAAAAGGTTCAATTGCCTCATTGATACATAGCGTATTGAAGACCCAGGGGTATCGAGTGGGACTATATACGTCACCTTATTTAGAAGAATTTACCGAAAGAATTAGAATTAGTGGGGAAGACATCCCTAGAGAACGTCTAGCTCAAGTAACAGAAGAAGTAAAAATGAAAATTGAAGAAATGGTTAAGTCGGGACAAAACCATCCCACGGAGTTTGAAGTGGTGACTGCCATTGCATTTTTGTACTACGCCCAAGAAGAGGTCGATTTTGTTGTACTTGAAGTGGGACTAGGAGGGCGGCTAGATGCCACAAATGTCATTAACACACCATTATTATCCATCATTACACCCATCGGTTACGATCATACGGCGTATCTAGGAAATACACTGAAAGAAATTGCCTTTGAGAAGGGTGGTGTGATTAAAGAGGATGGTTTAACCCTTGTGGCACCACAGGAGGAAGAAGCATTACAAGTGTTGAAAAAGCTCAGCCAAGAGAGAAATAATCAGCTATTTATGACCAATCTACAGGGCTTAGAAATCAAGAAAAGTACCATTGAAGAGCAGGTATTCTCCTGTGAAACCTATGCGAGAGCATATGAAAATGTGGAGATTAAACTACTGGGAGCTCATCAAATTGAAAACTGTTGTACAGCCCTGACTGCAATCGATATACTAAAGGAACATCATGATATTGAAGTCAGCGATGAGTCTATCTATCAAGGGATTCTTGAAACAAGATGGCCAGGTCGGATGGAGGTTGTACAGGATGAACCAACCGTCATAATAGACGGAGCCCATAATCTTCAAGGAGGGCAGGCTCTGGCGAATACCCTAAAACAACTATTATCAGGTCGAAGGATTACCTTTGTAATGGGGATGCTAGAGGATAAAGAAGTAGATGGCTTCCTAAATGAGTTGATTCCCCTAGTGGATATAGTCATCGCAACGACACCCAATAGTCCAAGAAGTATGCCAGCCAATGTGCTAGCAGGTAAAATGGATGTATTTAAGAAACCAATCCATGTAGAAGCAGAGGTTCGAAAAGCCATAGAAAAGGGATTGGCTTTAACGGGGAAGGATGACGTGCTCCTCTTTGCGGGATCTTTGTATATGATTGGTGAAGTGAGGTCGTATTTCAAATCAAATCAAATGAAAACTATTCTGAATTTTTAG
- a CDS encoding tyrosine-type recombinase/integrase, producing MNEEELKVTFQYNNQLVEKIRKVEGRRWDADQKYWVVPNNAKCIDDLTNIFIDEDIRWDESLSFSKTENSECNFHDINLALQQLEKQFTLKGYSPKTKKSYIGHVKRFLGFINNKPEVLTKQDVEKYMYHLLNVQENSHAFANQALSAIKFYYQHSLKKDKVLYDLPRPKKEKTLPNILSQREVLSILDSVNNIKHKSILLLTYSAGLRIGEVVRLKVGDIDSDRMLIHVRQGKGRKDRYTILSEVALSTLRKYAMIEKPKDWLFPGGKENCFLTERSVQKIFSVACKRAKVKKHASVHSLRHSFATHLLEGGTDLRYIQELLGHSSSKTTEIYTHVSEANFSKIKSPLDKFMK from the coding sequence ATGAATGAAGAAGAACTGAAGGTTACTTTTCAGTATAATAATCAACTGGTAGAAAAAATTAGGAAAGTTGAGGGTAGAAGGTGGGATGCAGATCAAAAGTACTGGGTTGTTCCGAATAATGCTAAATGTATAGATGACCTAACAAATATTTTCATAGATGAAGATATAAGATGGGATGAATCATTAAGCTTTTCCAAAACAGAAAATAGTGAATGTAACTTTCATGATATTAATCTAGCATTACAACAATTAGAAAAGCAGTTTACATTAAAAGGATATAGTCCTAAAACTAAAAAATCATATATTGGACATGTTAAAAGATTTCTTGGGTTCATTAATAATAAACCTGAAGTATTGACCAAACAGGATGTTGAAAAATATATGTATCATTTATTGAATGTTCAGGAAAACTCACATGCCTTTGCAAATCAAGCTTTGAGTGCGATTAAATTCTATTACCAACATTCACTTAAGAAAGATAAAGTGTTATATGATTTGCCTAGACCTAAGAAAGAAAAGACGTTACCAAATATATTAAGTCAAAGAGAGGTATTATCAATATTAGATTCTGTTAATAACATTAAACATAAATCAATATTACTTTTAACTTACTCAGCGGGCCTTCGAATTGGTGAAGTAGTAAGGCTAAAGGTAGGAGATATCGATAGCGATAGAATGCTTATACATGTAAGACAAGGAAAAGGTAGAAAAGACAGATATACCATACTTTCAGAAGTTGCTCTAAGTACGTTAAGAAAATATGCAATGATAGAAAAGCCTAAAGATTGGTTATTTCCAGGAGGGAAAGAGAATTGTTTTTTGACAGAACGTTCAGTCCAAAAAATATTTTCAGTTGCGTGTAAGAGAGCCAAGGTAAAGAAACATGCCTCAGTGCACAGCTTGAGACACTCATTTGCAACACATTTATTAGAAGGCGGGACTGATCTTAGGTATATACAAGAATTACTAGGTCATTCAAGCTCAAAAACTACAGAAATCTATACTCATGTTTCTGAAGCAAATTTTAGCAAGATAAAAAGTCCCTTAGATAAATTTATGAAATAG